The following coding sequences are from one Eretmochelys imbricata isolate rEreImb1 chromosome 12, rEreImb1.hap1, whole genome shotgun sequence window:
- the PDCD5 gene encoding programmed cell death protein 5 isoform X1, which yields MADEELEALRKQRLTELQAKHGDPSGDPTQQETKQREAEMRNSILAQVLDQAARARLSNLALVKPEKAKAVENYLIQMARFGQLGGKVSEQGLIEILEKVSQQTEKKTTVKFNRRKVLDSDEEDDDD from the exons ATGGCGGACGAGGAGCTGGAGGCGCTCCGCAAGCAGCGGCTGACTGAGCTGCAGGCTAAGCATGGG GACCCTTCTGGTGATCCAACGCAACAAGAAACCAAACAGAG GGAGGCAGAGATGAGAAATAGCATTTTAGCTCAAGTGCTCGATCAAGCAGCTCGTGCCAGAT TAAGCAATTTAGCACTTGTGAAGCCAGAAAAGGCAAAAGCTGTAGAAAATTACCTTATACAGATGGCAAGATTTGGACAGCTAGGTGGGAAG GTATCAGAACAAGGGTTGATAGAAATACTTGAAAAAGTGAGccagcaaacagaaaagaaaacaacagTAAAG TTCAACAGAAGAAAAGTACTGGATTCTGAtgaagaggatgatgatgattaa
- the PDCD5 gene encoding programmed cell death protein 5 isoform X2 has translation MADEELEALRKQRLTELQAKHGDPSGDPTQQETKQREAEMRNSILAQVLDQAARARLSNLALVKPEKAKAVENYLIQMARFGQLGGKFNRRKVLDSDEEDDDD, from the exons ATGGCGGACGAGGAGCTGGAGGCGCTCCGCAAGCAGCGGCTGACTGAGCTGCAGGCTAAGCATGGG GACCCTTCTGGTGATCCAACGCAACAAGAAACCAAACAGAG GGAGGCAGAGATGAGAAATAGCATTTTAGCTCAAGTGCTCGATCAAGCAGCTCGTGCCAGAT TAAGCAATTTAGCACTTGTGAAGCCAGAAAAGGCAAAAGCTGTAGAAAATTACCTTATACAGATGGCAAGATTTGGACAGCTAGGTGGGAAG TTCAACAGAAGAAAAGTACTGGATTCTGAtgaagaggatgatgatgattaa